From the genome of Pseudarthrobacter sp. NIBRBAC000502772:
CGCGTTCCACAGCGGCTCAAACAGCTGGTTCGCGAAGCGCAGCGCCAGGATGTTCTGCACCGTCTCCTTGCCCAGGTAGTGGTCGATCCGGAACACCGCATCCGGCGGGAACACCGACTCCACAATCTCGTTCAGCGCCCGGGCCGACTCGAGGTCGTGCCCGAACGGCTTCTCGATGACCACCCGGCGCCACTTGTCGCCGTCGGCCTGCGCCAGGCCGTGCTTGGAGAGCTGCCGGCAGACCTGTTCGAACGCCTTCGGCGGGATCGAGAGGTAGAACGCATGATTGCCGCGTGTCCCGCGCTGCTCATCGAGCTCAGCGATCGTGTCACCCAACCGCTCAAACGAATCATCGTCGTCGAACTCGCCCTGGACAAAACGGATACCCTCGGCGAGCTGGTTCCAGACCGCCTCGTCAAACGGCGTCCGCGAGTACGCCTTCACCGAGGCCTTCACCTCGGCGGCGAATTCCTCGTGCTTCCACGGACGGCGGCCGAAACCCACCAACGCGAAACTCGGCGGCAGCAGCCCCCGGTTCGCGAGGTCATACACGGCCGGCATGAGCTTCTTACGGGCAAGGTCGCCGGTCACCCCGAAGAGCACCAACGACGACGGACCGGCAATCCGGTTCAGGCGGCGATCGCGGGGATCCCGGAGCGGATTACGCCCTGGTCGTCCGGAACGCGTCGCGGAATTCCTGCCGTTTTCAGTTTCTGGCATGTCTGCTGTTGAGCCTTAGTTTTCGGTGACGGAAGCTGACCGGGCTGCGAGTGCTGCAATGATCTCCTGCAGCTGTGCAACTCCGGCGGCGCGGTCGGTCAGGTGCAGTCGCAGGACAGGGCGGCCATGGCCGGCCAGGACCTGGGCGTCGCCCGCGGCCTGGGCGGAAATCAGTTCCCCGAACGTGAACGGACGGTCCGGGATGGCCAGGTCTTCCGCAGGCGCGGCCGTGACCTGGAGGAACACTCCGATGGCGGGTCCGCCCTTGTGGAACTGCCCGGTGGAGTGGAGGAACCGCGGGCCCCATCCAAACGTGACGGGACGGCCGCTGACGCCGGCAAGCGGGTCGCGGATGCCTTCCAGCTCTGCGAAGGCCAGCCGGTCAAAGTAGGCATGGACGCTGAGGTAGCTGTCGTCGTCGAGCGTACCAAGGAGGGCGCCGATGGCTTCCTCCGCCGTGGCTGCCCCACGGAGCCAGTCACCGCCGCGGACTTCGATGGCGCCGTCCACGAAGGCGGCAGGGGTCGGTTCGGGCTGGGCGTCCAGCAGGCCGCGGGCGGCAACCTTGGCTGCCTCCACGTCCGGCTGGTCATACGGGTTGATGCCCAGGAGGCGTCCGGCCACGGCAGTGGCGAACTCCCACACCATCATCTGGGTGGCCAGGCCACCCGCGATGGCTACCTCATTGTCACCGAGTTCGACGTCGGCATCCGCGGCTACCAGCCGCACCACCAGGACGTCGGCGGCGCCGGAGGTGACCTCCGGCGACGTGGGACCGGCAACAACCGGCAGGACACCGGTACCGAGCTTGCCCGTGGATTCGGCGATGAGCTGTTCGGCCCAGTCCGCGAAGCCCACAATGCCTGAGCCGTCCTCGGCGATGACAATCTTGTTGCGCAGCGGGTTGGTTCCGCCCAGGGCTGTCCCGAGGGCCAGGCCGATGTTCTCGGCGGCGTCCTCGTTCAGGATCTCGGCGGCTTCCTCGGCCTCATCCAGGAAGGCCTGGATATCCACACCGGCCAGGCCCGAGGGGACCAGCCCGAATGCGGTGAGGGCCGAGTAGCGGCCGCCAACATTCGGATCGGCGTTGAAGACGGCGCGGTAGCCGGCCTCACGCGATGCCTTATCCAGCGGGGAACCGGGATCGGTGACGATGATGATCCGGCTCTTCGCATCGATGCCGGCCTCGGTGAAGGCGTGCTCGAAGATCCGGCGCTGGGAGTCGGTCTCCAGGGTTGAACCGGACTTGGACGAAACCACAATCGCGGTTTCGGCCAGCCGGTCTGCGAGGGCAGCACGGACCTGGTCGGGGTCGGTGCTGTCCAGCACTGTCAGCTCGACGCCAGCGGTGCCGGCGATGACCTCGGGAGCCAGCGAAGATCCGCCCATGCCGCAAAGCACGATGCGGGTCACGCCGTCAGCCTTGAGGGCATCACGGAGCTCGAGGATGCCGGCCACAAGGGCCTGGGAGACGGTGGGCGCCTCCACCCAACCGAGGCGGACAGCGGACTCGGCCTCGGCGTCGGGACCCCACAGGGTGTGGTCCTTGGCGAAGATCCGGGTGGCGATGCGGTCCGCCACGAGGGCGGGCAGGTGCTGCTCGAGTGCCTGCTGCGCGGCACCGGTGGCGTCGTAGCTGAGAGTGCTCATAGTGGGTTAGGAGGCCTTCCGTGCAGCGGCAAGGGCACCTTCGACGTCGCCCAGGAGTTCCTTCCAGCTGGCCACGAACTTGTCCAGGCCTTCGGATTCGAGGAGGGCGACAACCTCGTTGTAGGAGATGCCCAGCGCGTCCAGCGCGTCCAGCGTGGCGTTGGCCTCGGTGTACGTGCCGGAGACGGTGTCGCCGGTGACGACGCCGTGGTCGAACGTGGCATCCAGGGTCTTCTCCGGCATGGTGTTCACGACGCCGTGCGCGGCCAGTTCGGTCACGTACAGGGTGTCCGGGTAGGCCGGGTCCTTGACGCCGGTGGAGGCCCACAGCGGACGCTGGGGGAGCGCGCCGGCTTCAGCCAGAAGTGCCCAGCGCTCGGTGGCGAAGAGCTCCTCGTAGACCTGGTACGCCAGGCGTGCGTTGGCCACGCCTGCCTTGCCCTTGAGTGCCTTGGCCTCGTCGGTGCCGATGGCGTCAAGGCGCTTGTCGATTTCGGAGTCCACGCGGGACACGAAGAACGACGCGACGGAGTGGATCTTGGACAGGTCGTGGCCGTTGTCCTTGGCCTGCTCAAGGCCGGACTGGAAGGCATTGATGACGGCGCGGTAGCGCTCGAGCGAGAAGATCAGGGTCACGTTGACGCTGATGCCCTCGGCCAGCGTCGCGGTGATCGCTTCGAGGCCTTCAAGGGTTGCCGGGATCTTGATGTGGACGTTGTCCTTGTTGACCTTCTTGTACAGGTGCTTGGCTTCGGCAATGGTGCCGGCCGTGTCCCAGGCAAGGCGCGGGTCAACTTCGATGGACACGCGGCCGTCAACACCGTTGGTGGCTGCTGCCACCGGTGCGAAGAGGTCGCAGGCGTCGGCGACGTCGGTGGTGGTGATTTCGAAGATGGTCTCCTCGACGCTGGCGCCGGCTGCTGCCTGCGCCGCGATGATGGCGTCGTAGTCCGTGCCGGCCGTGATGGCCGCGTGGAAGATCGACGGGTTGGTGGTCACACCAACAACGTTCTTCTCTTCGATCAGCTTCTGCAGCGTGCCGGTCTCAAGGCGGCTGCGGGAAAGGTCATCGAGCCAGATGGATACTCCGGCGTCGGAGAGCTGCTGTGTAGGGGTAGTCATGGTGATATCTCCTAAAATCTGGTTCAGGCCTGCAGGCCAGCGAGGGAGTCCTTGGCAGCGGCGGCGACAGCCACCGCGGTGATGCCGAACTCCTGGAAAAGGCGCTTGTAGTCCGCGGAAGCGCCATAGTGCTCGAGCGAGATGGAACGTCCGGCATCGCCGACGAATTCCCTCCAGCCCAGGGCCAGCCCGGCCTCGACGGAGACCCGGGCCTTGACGGCAGCGGGGAGCACGGACTCGCGGTAAGCGGCGTCCTGCTTGTTGAACCACTCCACGCACGGCATGGAGACAACGCGGGCAGCGATGCCTTCAGCCTGGAGGGCTTCGCGGGCCTGGACGGCCAGCTGGACCTCGGAGCCGGTGCCGATCAGGATCACGTCGGCGGGGACGGTGGCGCCGTCCTTGGAAGCTTCAGCCAGGACGTAGCCGCCCTTGGCGACGCCGGAAACGGAACCGAACGTGTCGCCGTCGGCTTCGCTTTCACCACGGGCATAGGTGGGGATGTTCTGGCGGGTCAGGACAATGCCGGCAGGGTTCTCGTGGTTCTCCAGCATGGTCTTCCATGCCACCGCGACCTCGTTGGCGTCGCCGGGGCGGACCACGTCCAGGCCCACGATGGCGCGTAGGGAAGCGAGCTGTTCCACCGGCTGGTGGGTGGGGCCGTCTTCGCCCAGGCCGATGGAGTCGTGCGTCCAGACATACAGGGACGGAACACCCATCAGGGCGCCGAGCCGGATGGCGGGCCGCTGGTAGTCGCTGAAGATCAGGAACGTGCCTGAGAACGCGCGGGTCCGCCCGTGCAGGGCGATGCCGTTCACGATCGATGCCGCGGCATGCTCGCGGATGCCGAAGTGCAGGACCCGGCCGTAGGGGTTGCCGGACCAGGTATCGGTCTGCTTCGAGGCGGGCACGAACGACGGCGAGCCTTCGATGGTGGTGTTGTTGGACTCGGCGAGGTCGGCGGAGCCGCCCCAGAGTTCCGGCATGACTGGTCCGAGTGCATTCAGGACCTTGCCGGAAGCGGCGCGGGTGGAGACGTCCTTGCCGGCCGGGAAGACCGGAAGCGCGGCGTCCAGGCCGTCGGGCAGTTCGCGGGCCTCGATACGCTGCAGGAGTGCAGAGCCTTCGGGGTTGGCGGCCTGCCAGGCGTTGAACGACTCTTCCCATTCCTTCTTGGCAGCGGCGCCGCGGTCCACGACGGAGCGGGCGTGGGCCAGGACTTCCTGGTCAACGTCGAAGGACTTGGCGGGGTCGAAGCCCAGGACAGACTTCAGGCCGGCGACTTCCTCTGCACCGAGAGCGGAACCGTGGATCTTGCCCGTGTTCTGCTTCTTGGGCGCCGGGTAGCCGATGATGGTGCGCAGCGAGATGATGGAGGGCTTGGACGTCTCGGCCTTGGCGGCGAGCAGTGCGGAGTAAAGCTCCTGGACGTCCTCTTTGTATTCGCCGGTCTTGGTCCAGTCGACGCGCTGCGTGTGCCAGCCGTACGCCTCGTAGCGCTTGAGGACATCCTCGGTGAACGAGATGTCGGTGTCGTCCTCGATGGAGATGTGGTTCTCATCGTAGACAACTACAAGGTTGCCCAGTTCCTGGTGGCCGGCCAGCGAGGACGCCTCGGAGGTGACGCCTTCCTGCAGGTCCCCGTCGGAGGCGATTACCCAGATGGTGTGGTCGAAGGGGCTTTCGCCGGCCGCAGCATCGGCGTCGAACAGGCCGCGCATCCGGCGCTGGGAGTAGGCGAACCCGACCGACGAGGCAAGGCCCTGGCCCAGCGGCCCGGTGGTGATCTCCACACCGGCGGTGTGCTTGTACTCCGGGTGGCCCGGGGTCAGGGAATCCCAGGTGCGAAGTGCCTCAAGGTCCTTCAGTTCCAGGCCGTAGCCCGACAGGAACAGCTGGATGTAAAGGGTCAGCGACGTGTGGCCGGGAGACAGGATGAACCGGTCGCGTCCCAGCCAGTCCGGGTTGCGCGGGTCGTGGCGCATCAGCTTCTGGAAGAGAAGGTAGGCGGCGGGCGCCAGGCTCATGGCCGTGCCCGGGTGGCCGTTACCGACCTTCTCGACGGCATCCGCAGCCAGAACGCGGATAGTGTCCACCGCGCGCTGGTCCAAGCTGGTCCATGACAGTTCTTGCTCTTCCAAATGTGGCACGAAAACCGGGCCCCTCTCTGTGCTGATGGTGGGCGGTACACGGGATCCGTTTCGGGGCACGCTATGGTGCCCGCTGCGGTGTGTACCAGCCGTTCACCATCGAAACGTTGATCTATCATTCAGCAGGGCTATGGGAACGCGTTATCCAACGCTTTTCTGCCGCTTGCTGATCTGGTGACAGCTTAGCTCGATTCCACTCTGCGGTCAGCGCAAATCTCACCTTTTGGACGCAATTTCCCCTTATGTGAATCGCCATTTCGTGAGGTTGAGTTAATCTGCTCGAATCACCCTGCGCGCAATCATCAGGGCCTAATCCGGGGGCATCTGTTACAAATGCGCACGGTATGATATTTGGAGGCCGACGCCGGTAGCCGAGCCCTTTCGGGGCGGCGGCAGACCCGGGGCGTTGCCGGGACCTCTTCTGATGACCATTGGCGGGCTGCCCGGCGAACGGCCGCAAGACACAGCTGCACCGCCAGACAGAACTGCCAACCAGAACGGGTGACTGCCACCGTGAGCACAACAGATACGCCGCTTAATGCTTCCCGCACCCGAGGGGGAGCCGGGTTCGCCCGTAAGGCCAAGGCGTATTTCGCCCTCACCAAGCCGCGTGTCATTGAGTTGCTGCTGGTCAGCACCTTGCCCACCATGATCTACGCCGAGCGCGGCTTCCCGCCGATCGGCCTGATCCTGGCCACGCTGGTCGGCGGCGCGTTTGCCGCCGGCAGTGCCGGTGCCTTCAACTGCTACCTTGACCGCGACATCGACAAACTGATGCACCGGACTGAGAACCGTCCGCTCGTCACCGGCGAGGTGACCCCGCGTGAGGCGCTGGTGTTCTCCTGGCTGCTCGGAGCAGCCGCCATCGTTATTCTCTGGTTCGGCGCCAACCCGCTGGCCGCGTGGCTCGGGTTGGCCGCAATTTTCTTCTATGTAGTCATCTACACCATCATCCTCAAGCGCCGCACCGCACAGAACATTGTGTGGGGTGGAGCTGCGGGCTGCTTCCCGGTGCTGATTGCATGGGCCGCCGTGACCAATACCGTCGAATGGCCGGCCGTCATCCTGTTTATGGTCATATTCCTCTGGACGCCGCCGCACTACTGGCCGCTTTCGATGCGTTACGGCGAGGACTACCGCAACGCCAACGTGCCCATGCTTGGGGCAATTGCCGGCGCCAAGGTGGTTTCCGTCCAAGTGGTCCTCTACGCCTGGGCCATGGTGGCCTGCTCGCTGCTGCTGGTCCCCGCCGGTGGCGCGGGCTGGGTCTACACGGCCACCGCAGTATTGGCGGGTGCATGGTTCCTTTACGAGTCGCACTCCCTCTACAACCGGGCGCAGCGCGAGGACATCTCGGACAAGCGCGCCATGAAGGTCTTCCACGGCTCCATCAGCTACCTGACGCTGCTGTTCATCGCATTGGCCGTGGATCCGTTCGTCGGATCAGCGATCATCGGTTAACAGCACCCCCACCCAACGCTCTCTCAATTCCGAATTGATGTGGTTTTTTTACCGACCCTCTATCAGTACCTGCAGCTCTCTTAGCGACCCTCTCTCACCAACGGTGAAGGAGGGTCGCTTTTGTGTCTCCAAGAGGTAAGGGAAGATCCTACGAACCACCGCAGGGAATGAGAGAGGGTCTGCCCACTTCCTGCATTAAGTGAGAGAGCGTCCTTAAATGCGGGGTGCCACGGTTCATCGGGAACCGTGGCACTCCTGTTGGGCAAAAACAGTGGAGGTTACGTGACCGGGCTCGAGCGGGCGAGGTCGGTGGAGTTTGTTGCCGCGCTCATCAGCAGCGCGGCGCCGAGCATGTGGGCGCCCACCAGCAACGCGGGGATACCGTTGTAGTACTGGGTGAAGCCGATGACGGCCTGCAGCAGGGTCACGGCAAGCAGCAACAGGACGGACGTGCGGAACGGGCCCTGGATGCGGCGGACAATGACCAGCACCAGTGCGAACAGTGTGCCGGCCGTGATTAGGTACGCCGGAACGGCATGGATGTGGGAGAACAGGTCCCAGTCGAGGCCGTTGCGGGGAGCATCGGCGTCACCGGCGTGGGGACCGGAGCCGGTCACCACTACGCCGAGCATTACGGCGAGGGCGGAGAAAAGCCCGACGGCGGCAGTCACCGGACGCATGACGCCCGGCAATGCGGGGAGCCGGACGCCGGCATGGCGGCCCGTCCTGCCGTAGGCCCGGTTGACGAGCAGCGTGGCAATCACCACAAGGGCCATGGACACGAGGAAGTGCAGGCCCACCACCCACGGATTGAGGTTGGTCAGCACGGTGATGCCACCGATCACCGCCTGTGCCGGAATGCTGGCCAGCAGGCCCAGCGCCAGCAGGAAGAGGTCCCGGCGCTCCTTGCGAAGGTTCCACAAGTACACAAGCATGGCCAGCGCAACCGCCGCCAGGGCAAACGTCAGGAGCCGGTTGCCGAATTCGATGAAGCCGTGGATCCCCATTTCGGCAGTGTTAACCAAAGAGGTCTCGGTGCAGCGCGGCCAAGTGGGGCAGCCGAGGCCGGATGCAGTCAGCCGCACCGCGCCGCCGGTCACCACCAGCAGCGTCTGGCCCACCAGGGACGCCACCGCGAGGCGGCGGACACTGGTGTCCACGGTTCGGGGCAGCCTCGCGATAAGGCGGCCGGCGATCTGGGGGAGGCGTGAAGCCGTGCTCACGGATATCTCAATTCCACTTGAACCAACGGATGGCTGCTGCTCCGGCAAGAACCGTCCAGAGCAACAGGATAAGCGCGGCGCCGCCGTTCAACGAGCCGTGCAGGAAAGCTTCGCGCATGGCCTCGCCGAGTGCGCCGGAGGGCAGGTAGTGGACCGCTCCCTGCGCCAGCGCGGGCAGCCGTTCCGCGGGAATGACTATCCCTCCCAAGGCGCCCAGCAGGATCCACAGCAGATTGGTGATGGCCAGGGTTGCCTCGGGCCGGACCGTGCCTGCCACCAGGAGCCCCAGCGCGGTGAACGCCACGGCGCCCAGGGCCAGCAGTGACAGCCCGGGGAGCCAGCCGGAGGCAGGCGGCTGCCAGCCTAACGGAAGCGCCACCAGCGTCACCACTGCCACCTGGAGGCAGAGCACCGCCAGGACCGCCAGCACCTTACCCGCGATGAGGCCTTCGCGGCCCAGGGGTGTGGTGGACAGGAACCGGAGAACCCCGTACCGCCGGTCGAAGCCGGTGGCGATGCCCTGCCCGGTGAAGGCCGTGGACATGGCGCACAATGCCAGGATGCCGGGGACGGCCACATTGATGCGGCTGGCTCCGAAACCGTCCAGGAAAGGAGTGACGGTGAGCCCCACCAGCGCCAGAAGCGGCAGGACGACTGCAAGGATCAGCTGCTCGCCGTTCCGGAGCATCGTCAGTGATTCGTATTTACCCTGCAGCAGGATACGGCGCAGCAGCGTGGCCGGTGCCCCTTGGTCGGGGGTGGCTGCGGGAGCCGTCATCGGATGTCCTTTCCCGAGATGTCCAGGAAGACATCTTCCAGGCTTCGTGCCGCCAGGCTCATGGAACCGGGCATCACGCCGTGGGCTGCCCACCAGGCGGTCAACGACGCGAGATCGCGGGGTGTCAGTGCACCCGAGGCCACGTAGCTTCCGGCCCGTGTTTCAGAGACGGTGATGCCATCGGGCAGCACGCCGGTGAAATCCAGCCCCGGGGGAGCCTCGAACACCAGGGTGCGGACGTGGTCGGTGCCGGCCTCCACAGCCGGGTCCCGCTGCAGCAGCTGGGAAACTGTTCCCTCGGCGACGTTCCTGCCGGCGTCGATGATGTACACGTAGTCCGCCAGCCGCTGGGCGTCGTCCATCAGGTGTGTTGTCAGGATGATGCCCATCCCGGCCGCCCGCAGTTCCGAGATCAGCTCGAAGACCAGTTGCCGGGACTGGGGATCCAGGCCGGCGCTGGGCTCGTCCAGGAAAAGGACTTCCGGATTGCCGATCAGTGCTGCGGCGAGGGCCAGGCGCTGCTTCTGCCCACCGGAGAGTCTGCGCACGCTGGTCCTGGCGAAAGTATCAATGCCGAGCCGTTCCACCAGTTCGTCAACTGAGCGGGGCCGCGCGTACATTCCAGCGATGTGCCGCAGGAGCGGGATGGGACGGGCCGACGGCGGGAGGCCGCCGTCCTGAAGCATCACGCCTACGCGGGACCGCAGGTCAGCGCCCGAACGGCCCGGATCCTGGCCGAGCAGCGAGATGCTGCCGCCGCTGCGCTTCTGCAGGCCCTGGGCGCATTCGATGGTGGTGGTCTTTCCGGCTCCATTGGCGCCCAGGAGGGCCGTGACCTGGCCGCGTTCGGCCATAAGGGATACGCCGTTGACCACCCGGAGCATTTTTCCGTCCAGGCTGGCCAGCGGACCAACATCCTTAATTAACCCGCTGATGGACAGAACCGGGGATTCGGGGGATCGCACCCCAGCATTCTACGCGATGTAGTACTGGCGGCCCCGCAGTGGACCCCGGCCGCAGGTCAGCCTGACCTTACTAGTACGGGGGAGTAAATTACGACATGATTGTGTTGTGTATTCCATGACCAATGCTGCTGCTGTGCCGTTTGCCGGGCACCGAGCGCCGCGTACCGCCGCTGACCGCGGCCACGTGGCCGCTGTGCCGGTGGCGGACTCGGACGAGCGTACACGGGACCGGGTTCTTGGTGCCGTGCTTGAGCACGGCCCCATCAGCGCGGCGGAACTCGGCGACATGCTCGGTTTCACACCAGCCGCGGTCCGGAGGCATCTTGATCATCTGGCCCGCAGCGGGGATATTGAGGTCAAGCGCGTGGCCAAGGCCGGCGCCGGCGCGGGACGTCCCGCTCGCCGCTACGTCCTGAGCTCGCAGGGCCAGTCCACGCTTGGCAACGATTACCTCGACATCGCCACCCTCGCGCTCAAGCAGCTCCAGGCAGTAGCGGGCGACGACGCCGTCCGCGCGTTCGCCGTCGAACGTTTTGCCGACATGGAACGCCGGTACGCACCCGAGGTCGAACAGGCCGGGCCGGACATCACCGCCAGGGCGCAGGCACTGTCCGCGGCGCTGAGCCGGGATGGCTTCGTGGCGTCGGCCGCCTCGATCGAGGCCAAGGCCCCGCTGCCGGCAGCACTCTCCAGCGTCCAGCTGTGCCAGGGGCATTGCCCCATCCAGCAGCTCGCCGCCCAGTTCCCTGTCTTCTGCGATGTGGAGACCGATGTGTTCTCCCGGCTGGTAGGCGTTGACGTGCGCCGCCTCTCCACGCTGGCTCGCGGTGGACACGTCTGCACCACCCATATACCCACAGGCCGGCTGGCTGCAGGGGGACCCCGCGTCCCGCAGGCAGCCCCCGCCAGCCTGGATGAAGTAACCAACCATCAGCAAGAAAGGCCGTGATGACGGACCAACTATCAGAGAAAGCGGTAGCCGAAGACACTGTGATCTCGGAGATTCTGCAAAAGAATCCCGAGCTCCACGGCATCGGCACGTACGAGTACGGCTGGTCCGACAAGAACGACGCCGGCGCCAACGCCCGCCGCGGCATTAATGAAGAAGTCGTCCGCGACATCTCGGCCAAGAAGAGCGAGCCCCAATGGATGCTCGATCTCCGGCTCAAGGGCCTGAAGTACTTCGACCGCAAGCCCATGCCTACCTGGGGTGCAGACCTCTCCGGCATCGACTTCGACAACATCAAGTACTTCGTGCGGTCCACCGAGAAGCAGGCCACCAGCTGGGAGGACCTGCCCGATGACATTAAGAACACGTACGACAAGCTCGGCATCCCCGAGGCCGAAAAGCAGCGCCTGGTTTCCGGCGTCGCCGCCCAGTACGAGTCCGAGGTTGTCTACCACCAGCTGCGTGAGGACCTTGAAAAGCAGGGCGTCATCTTCCTGGACACCGACACCGCGCTGCGCGAACACCCGGAGATCTTCCAGGAATACTTCGGCACCATCATTCCCGTGGGCGACAACAAGTTCGCGTCGCTGAACACGGCCGTCTGGTCCGGCGGTTCCTTTGTGTACGTCCCCAAGGGCGTCCACGTGGACATCCCGCTGCAGGCATACTTCCGCATCAACACGGAAAACATGGGCCAGTTCGAGCGCACCCTGATCATCGCCGACGAGGACTCCTACGTCCACTACATCGAAGGCTGCACCGCGCCGATCTACACCTCGGACTCGCTGCACTCCGCCGTGGTGGAAATCATCGTCAAAAAGGGCGCCCGCGTCCGCTACACCACCATCCAGAACTGGTCCACCAACGTGTACAACCTGGTGACCAAGCGTGCCATCTGCGAAGAAGGCGCCACCATGGAATGGGTTGACGGCAACATCGGCTCCAAGGTCACCATGAAGTACCCGGCTGTTTACCTGGTAGGCGAGCACGCCAAGGGCGAGACCCTGTCCATCGCCTTCGCCGGCGCCGGCCAGCACCAGGACACCGGCTCGAAGATGGTTCACATCGCGCCGAACACCAAGAGCTCCATCATCTCCAAGTCCGTGGCCCGTGGCGGCGGGCGTGCTGCGTACCGCGGCCTCGTCCAGGTCCGTGAAGGAGCCAAGCACTCGGCAAACACCGTCCGCTGCGACGCGCTGCTGGTGGACACCATCAGCCGCTCGGACACCTACCCGTACATCGACATCCGTGAGGATGACGTGGTGATGGGCCATGAAGCAACTGTTTCCCGGGTCAGCGAAGAGCAGCTCTTCTATCTGATGTCCCGCGGCATGCGCGAAGACGAGGCCATGGCGATGATCGTCCGTGGCTTCATCGAGCCCATCGCCCGCGAACTCCCGATGGAGTACGCACTTGAGCTGAACCGCCTGATTGAACTGCAGATGGAAGGGTCCGTCGGATAACGATGACTGAAATCACTACTGAAAAGGCCCGCATCGGCGCGCCCTCGGCCCAGCCGTTTATTAACGGTTTCACGGAAGAGGGCGAAAGCCTGTCTCCGATCAACGCGAACGGTTCCAAGGCCCCGCTGGCCGGCGAAGCGGTCAAGCGCCACTCACACGGCGGCGGCGTCGGCATTCCGGACAGCTCACGCGCCGGCCGGCTGACCTCGTACAACCTGGCGGACTTCAAGCCGCTCACCGGGCTTGAGGAAGACTGGCGCTTTACCCCCCTCAAGCGCCTGCGTGGGCTGCACAGCGAGGTCCTGGCGGGAGCGGCTCCCACCGTCACCGTCAGCGGCCCGGAGCAGGTCACGGTTGAGTCCGTGGCACGCGGCGACAAGCGCATCGGTTCCGCCGGCATCCCGGAGGACCGCGTGTCCGCCAACGCCTGGGAGAACTTCAGCGAAGCCACCGTCCTCACCATCCCGGCCGAGTTTGAAGCCGACACCGAGGTCACCGTCGTGATCGAAGGCACCTCCACGGAGGCAGCCGCCCAGCACCTGGTGATCGTG
Proteins encoded in this window:
- a CDS encoding ABC transporter ATP-binding protein; translation: MRSPESPVLSISGLIKDVGPLASLDGKMLRVVNGVSLMAERGQVTALLGANGAGKTTTIECAQGLQKRSGGSISLLGQDPGRSGADLRSRVGVMLQDGGLPPSARPIPLLRHIAGMYARPRSVDELVERLGIDTFARTSVRRLSGGQKQRLALAAALIGNPEVLFLDEPSAGLDPQSRQLVFELISELRAAGMGIILTTHLMDDAQRLADYVYIIDAGRNVAEGTVSQLLQRDPAVEAGTDHVRTLVFEAPPGLDFTGVLPDGITVSETRAGSYVASGALTPRDLASLTAWWAAHGVMPGSMSLAARSLEDVFLDISGKDIR
- a CDS encoding metalloregulator ArsR/SmtB family transcription factor codes for the protein MYSMTNAAAVPFAGHRAPRTAADRGHVAAVPVADSDERTRDRVLGAVLEHGPISAAELGDMLGFTPAAVRRHLDHLARSGDIEVKRVAKAGAGAGRPARRYVLSSQGQSTLGNDYLDIATLALKQLQAVAGDDAVRAFAVERFADMERRYAPEVEQAGPDITARAQALSAALSRDGFVASAASIEAKAPLPAALSSVQLCQGHCPIQQLAAQFPVFCDVETDVFSRLVGVDVRRLSTLARGGHVCTTHIPTGRLAAGGPRVPQAAPASLDEVTNHQQERP
- the sufB gene encoding Fe-S cluster assembly protein SufB yields the protein MTDQLSEKAVAEDTVISEILQKNPELHGIGTYEYGWSDKNDAGANARRGINEEVVRDISAKKSEPQWMLDLRLKGLKYFDRKPMPTWGADLSGIDFDNIKYFVRSTEKQATSWEDLPDDIKNTYDKLGIPEAEKQRLVSGVAAQYESEVVYHQLREDLEKQGVIFLDTDTALREHPEIFQEYFGTIIPVGDNKFASLNTAVWSGGSFVYVPKGVHVDIPLQAYFRINTENMGQFERTLIIADEDSYVHYIEGCTAPIYTSDSLHSAVVEIIVKKGARVRYTTIQNWSTNVYNLVTKRAICEEGATMEWVDGNIGSKVTMKYPAVYLVGEHAKGETLSIAFAGAGQHQDTGSKMVHIAPNTKSSIISKSVARGGGRAAYRGLVQVREGAKHSANTVRCDALLVDTISRSDTYPYIDIREDDVVMGHEATVSRVSEEQLFYLMSRGMREDEAMAMIVRGFIEPIARELPMEYALELNRLIELQMEGSVG